A single genomic interval of Cupriavidus sp. MP-37 harbors:
- a CDS encoding c-type cytochrome, whose amino-acid sequence MNRIAKILGVLALAVPAAALSGLASAAEQAAAKADPAKGETLYTQGAPDRNVPACLSCHGAAGNSAAAANPKLAAQHPEYVHKQLADFKAKTRNNAIMVPMASVLTDEEMRNVGAYLAKQSLKPATAKNKDSIEAGQKIYRAGIAAKGVPACAACHGPAGAGIPAQYPRIGGQWADYTEAQLVAFRQGTRKNNPVMTTIAAKMSDAEIKAVADYVAGVR is encoded by the coding sequence ATGAACCGCATTGCGAAGATTCTGGGTGTCCTGGCTCTGGCCGTTCCTGCCGCCGCCCTTTCCGGTCTGGCATCTGCCGCAGAGCAGGCCGCCGCGAAGGCGGACCCGGCCAAGGGTGAAACGCTGTACACGCAAGGTGCCCCTGATCGCAATGTGCCCGCCTGCCTGAGCTGCCACGGTGCCGCCGGCAACAGCGCGGCCGCCGCCAACCCGAAGCTGGCCGCGCAGCATCCCGAGTACGTCCACAAGCAGCTGGCCGACTTCAAGGCCAAGACCCGCAACAATGCAATCATGGTGCCGATGGCGTCGGTGCTGACCGACGAGGAAATGCGCAACGTCGGCGCCTACCTGGCCAAGCAGTCGCTCAAGCCGGCCACCGCCAAGAACAAGGACAGCATCGAAGCCGGGCAGAAGATCTACCGCGCCGGCATCGCCGCCAAGGGCGTGCCGGCCTGTGCCGCCTGCCATGGCCCCGCCGGCGCAGGCATTCCGGCGCAGTATCCGCGCATCGGCGGCCAGTGGGCCGACTATACCGAGGCACAACTGGTGGCATTCCGCCAGGGCACCCGCAAGAACAACCCGGTCATGACGACCATCGCCGCCAAGATGTCGGATGCCGAGATCAAGGCGGTGGCGGACTACGTCGCCGGGGTTCGCTGA
- a CDS encoding cytochrome c biogenesis protein ResB, giving the protein MSTASTSGLHLKTSHRVLRDAVELLSSMRFAIALLTVISIASVIGTVLKQNEPYPNYVNQFGPFWAEVFHTLSLQKVYGSWWFLLILAFLVVSTSLCLVRNAPKMIADMRSWKDHVRERSLRAFHHRGEFDGARPRAEAVGRLSALLRNRGYRIKAVEHDGATLLAAKAGAANKVGYILAHTAIVVICIGGLLDGDLLIRAQMWLGDKTPLRGNAVISEIPPQHRLSVNNPGFRGNAYVPEGSTVSTAILNIADGALVQDLPFAITLKKFKVDFYETGMPKLFASDVIVTDRATGKQTEATIKVNEPLIVDGIAIYQSSFEDGGSRLKFVGYPMQGSGHATFTLDGAVGGNKPLAGTGTSADSDGLTVEFSDFRLMNIENVTDASGKPDARGVARKSFNETLEKHLGAAASTDRAKTLRNVGPSVQYKLRDRTGQAREYNNYMVPVQMDGQSVFLAGMRESPSEPFRYLRIPADDQSSVADWMRLRAALQDRALRGEAARRFALASMPGDDKAELRRQLAESALRALDLFAGATRPTPDSPPGGFTAIAAFLEKSVPPAEQQKAADVLLKILNGSMWELWQLARAQDQLPVVANSAQSGAFLQQAINALSDSFFYGAPVFLQLDDFQEIKASVFQLTRAPGKNIVYLGCLLLVLGVFAMFYIRERRVWVWVKDQPATGDTDAASHVLMAMSTQRRTMDFEKEFTALRDDIGRAAGGRNAAREPAGTSH; this is encoded by the coding sequence ATGTCGACCGCTTCCACTTCAGGGCTGCACCTGAAGACCTCTCACCGCGTGCTGCGCGACGCGGTCGAATTGTTGTCCTCGATGCGCTTTGCGATCGCGCTGCTGACGGTGATCTCGATCGCCAGCGTGATCGGCACCGTGCTCAAGCAGAACGAGCCGTATCCGAACTACGTCAACCAGTTCGGCCCGTTCTGGGCCGAGGTGTTCCACACGCTGTCGCTGCAGAAGGTCTACGGTTCGTGGTGGTTCCTGCTGATCCTGGCCTTCCTGGTGGTGTCCACCAGCCTGTGCCTGGTGCGCAACGCGCCCAAGATGATCGCGGACATGCGCTCGTGGAAGGACCATGTGCGCGAGCGCAGCCTGCGCGCCTTCCATCATCGCGGCGAGTTCGACGGCGCCCGCCCGCGCGCCGAGGCCGTGGGCCGGCTGTCGGCGCTGCTGCGCAACCGCGGCTACCGCATCAAGGCGGTCGAGCATGACGGCGCCACGCTGCTGGCCGCCAAGGCCGGCGCCGCCAACAAGGTCGGCTATATCCTGGCGCACACCGCCATCGTGGTGATCTGCATCGGCGGCCTGCTCGACGGCGACCTGCTGATCCGCGCGCAGATGTGGCTGGGCGACAAGACCCCGCTGCGCGGCAACGCGGTGATCAGCGAGATCCCGCCGCAGCACCGGCTGTCGGTGAACAACCCGGGCTTCCGCGGCAACGCCTACGTGCCCGAGGGCTCGACCGTCTCCACCGCCATCCTCAACATTGCCGACGGGGCGCTGGTGCAGGACCTGCCGTTCGCGATCACGCTCAAGAAGTTCAAGGTCGATTTCTACGAGACCGGCATGCCCAAGCTGTTTGCCTCGGACGTGATCGTGACCGACCGCGCCACCGGCAAGCAGACCGAGGCCACCATCAAGGTGAACGAGCCGCTGATCGTCGACGGCATCGCCATCTACCAGTCCAGCTTCGAGGACGGCGGTTCGCGCCTGAAGTTCGTCGGCTATCCGATGCAGGGCAGCGGCCACGCCACCTTCACCCTCGACGGCGCGGTGGGCGGCAACAAGCCGCTGGCCGGCACCGGCACCAGCGCGGACAGCGACGGCCTGACGGTGGAGTTCAGCGACTTCCGGCTGATGAATATCGAGAACGTCACCGATGCCTCGGGCAAGCCCGATGCGCGCGGCGTGGCGCGCAAGTCGTTCAACGAAACGCTGGAAAAGCACCTTGGCGCCGCCGCCAGCACCGACCGCGCCAAGACCCTGCGCAATGTCGGCCCGTCGGTGCAGTACAAGCTGCGCGACCGCACCGGGCAGGCGCGCGAGTACAACAACTACATGGTGCCGGTGCAGATGGACGGCCAGTCGGTGTTCCTGGCCGGCATGCGCGAGTCGCCGAGCGAGCCGTTCCGCTACCTGCGCATTCCCGCCGACGACCAGAGCAGCGTGGCCGACTGGATGCGCCTGCGCGCCGCACTGCAGGACCGCGCCCTGCGCGGCGAGGCCGCGCGCCGCTTTGCGCTGGCATCGATGCCTGGCGACGACAAGGCCGAGCTGCGCCGGCAACTGGCCGAAAGCGCGCTGCGCGCGCTCGACCTGTTCGCGGGCGCGACGCGCCCCACGCCGGATTCGCCGCCGGGCGGCTTTACCGCCATCGCCGCCTTCCTGGAAAAATCGGTGCCGCCGGCCGAGCAGCAGAAGGCCGCCGACGTGCTGCTGAAGATCCTGAACGGTTCGATGTGGGAGCTGTGGCAGCTTGCGCGCGCGCAGGACCAGTTGCCGGTGGTGGCCAACAGTGCCCAGAGCGGCGCCTTCCTGCAGCAGGCCATCAATGCGCTGTCGGATAGTTTCTTCTACGGCGCACCGGTGTTCCTGCAGCTCGACGACTTCCAGGAAATCAAGGCCAGCGTGTTCCAGCTGACCCGTGCGCCGGGCAAGAACATCGTGTATCTTGGCTGTCTGCTGCTGGTGCTGGGCGTGTTCGCCATGTTCTATATCCGCGAACGCCGGGTCTGGGTCTGGGTGAAAGACCAGCCCGCCACGGGCGACACCGACGCCGCCAGCCATGTGCTGATGGCGATGTCGACCCAGCGCCGCACCATGGATTTCGAGAAGGAATTCACCGCGCTGCGCGATGACATCGGCCGCGCCGCCGGAGGCCGCAACGCCGCCCGCGAGCCCGCCGGCACTTCCCACTGA
- the ccsB gene encoding c-type cytochrome biogenesis protein CcsB, protein MRGTPRADTGADEAYLEPSFLRRLSWVDWLFALALAAGAGVALSQYGQWMDGYDKAVLIGAVPTFALLGWHWKPVRPLMVALAVLSLFAIQLYQGQLARADQAFFLKYFLSSQSAILWMSALVFLSTLFYWVGLATRSETGYSIGSKLCWGAVVLGFTGMLVRWYESYLIGTDIGHIPISNLYEVFVLFTLITSLFYLYYEGRYATRALGPFVMLVVSAAVGFLLWYTVSRNAQEIQPLVPALQSWWMKIHVPANFIGYGTFALAAMVAVAYLLKQRGVMAERLPSLELLDDVMYKAIAVGFAFFTIATILGALWAAEAWGGYWSWDPKETWALIVWLNYAAWLHMRLMKGLRGTVAAWWALVGLLVTTFAFLGVNMFLSGLHSYGEL, encoded by the coding sequence ATGCGCGGCACCCCGCGCGCCGACACCGGCGCCGACGAGGCCTACCTCGAACCTTCCTTCCTGCGCCGCCTGAGCTGGGTGGACTGGCTGTTCGCGCTGGCGCTGGCCGCGGGTGCCGGCGTGGCGCTGTCGCAATACGGGCAATGGATGGATGGCTACGACAAGGCCGTGCTGATCGGCGCCGTGCCGACGTTTGCACTGCTCGGCTGGCACTGGAAGCCGGTGCGGCCGCTGATGGTGGCGCTGGCGGTGCTGTCGCTGTTCGCGATCCAGCTCTACCAGGGCCAGCTGGCGCGCGCCGACCAGGCCTTCTTCCTGAAGTACTTCCTGTCGAGCCAGTCGGCCATCCTGTGGATGAGCGCGCTGGTGTTCCTGTCCACGCTGTTCTACTGGGTCGGGCTGGCCACGCGCTCCGAGACCGGCTACAGCATCGGCAGCAAGCTGTGCTGGGGCGCGGTGGTGCTGGGCTTCACCGGCATGCTGGTGCGCTGGTACGAGTCGTACCTGATCGGCACCGATATCGGCCATATCCCCATCTCGAACCTGTATGAAGTGTTCGTGCTGTTCACGCTGATCACTTCGCTGTTCTACCTGTACTACGAAGGCCGCTATGCCACCCGCGCGCTGGGCCCGTTCGTGATGCTGGTGGTGTCGGCCGCGGTCGGCTTCCTGCTGTGGTACACGGTCAGCCGCAACGCGCAGGAAATCCAGCCGCTGGTGCCCGCGCTGCAAAGCTGGTGGATGAAGATCCATGTGCCGGCCAACTTTATCGGCTACGGCACCTTCGCGCTCGCGGCGATGGTCGCGGTGGCCTACCTGCTCAAGCAGCGCGGGGTCATGGCCGAGCGCCTGCCGTCGCTGGAACTGCTCGACGACGTGATGTACAAGGCGATCGCGGTCGGCTTTGCCTTCTTCACCATCGCCACCATCCTCGGCGCGCTGTGGGCGGCCGAGGCCTGGGGCGGCTACTGGAGCTGGGATCCCAAGGAGACCTGGGCGCTGATCGTCTGGCTCAATTACGCGGCCTGGCTGCATATGCGGCTGATGAAGGGCCTGCGCGGCACGGTGGCGGCCTGGTGGGCGCTGGTCGGCCTGCTGGTGACGACCTTTGCGTTCCTCGGCGTGAACATGTTCCTGTCGGGGCTGCACAGCTACGGCGAACTCTGA
- a CDS encoding RNA polymerase sigma factor, translating to MDGFDGQLVALAPRLRRHARGLTGDAALADDLVQDTLERALRYRWRFRLRPGAWWGDGADGLLPWLLTLMHRLRLNALRRKDLVVATDTLPEVSAPAEDPGLRRDLSQALAQLPEPQRAVLLLVSLEQLTYAEAARVLDIPQGTVMSRLARAREQMRRLLDGAAPNRTATAANPLQRVK from the coding sequence ATGGATGGGTTTGACGGCCAGCTCGTTGCGCTGGCGCCGCGGTTGCGGCGCCATGCGCGCGGCCTTACCGGCGACGCGGCGCTGGCTGACGACCTGGTGCAGGACACGCTCGAGCGCGCGCTGCGCTACCGCTGGCGCTTCCGCCTGCGCCCCGGTGCCTGGTGGGGCGACGGCGCCGACGGCCTGCTGCCGTGGCTGCTGACACTGATGCACCGCCTGCGCCTGAACGCCTTGCGCAGGAAGGACCTGGTGGTGGCCACCGATACCCTGCCCGAGGTCAGCGCGCCCGCGGAAGACCCGGGACTGCGCCGCGACCTGTCGCAGGCGCTGGCGCAGCTGCCCGAGCCGCAGCGCGCGGTGCTGCTGCTGGTCAGCCTGGAACAATTGACATACGCCGAGGCCGCGCGCGTGCTCGACATCCCGCAAGGCACGGTGATGTCGCGGCTGGCGCGGGCGCGCGAACAGATGCGGCGGCTGCTTGACGGCGCGGCGCCGAACCGGACTGCCACGGCCGCCAATCCGCTGCAACGGGTGAAATGA
- a CDS encoding anti-sigma factor: MMPGIHEADLHAYADGQLAGARRAAVEAYLAQHPDAAAQVAAWRRQAEALHGALDPVLNEPVPLAALPPGLHGDRGRRSGRDGRRDGDLPWPRWTMALAATCVSVALLAVGGTLGWLAHGRLGGGTLVLAPGERFAREALATHAVYAPEMRHPVEVAATEEAHLVAWLSRRLGTALQVPDLRAQGFHLIGGRLGVAEGGPSAILMYEADDGTRLSLQLRRMAQGTPDTGFRVERMTGEGARRRAPGRDPMMAFYWIDRDLGFALAGPLERARLLTLAQVVYQQYQGG, from the coding sequence ATGATGCCGGGCATCCACGAAGCCGATCTCCACGCCTACGCCGACGGCCAGCTGGCCGGCGCGCGCCGCGCCGCCGTTGAGGCCTACCTGGCGCAGCACCCGGACGCGGCGGCACAGGTGGCCGCCTGGCGCCGGCAGGCCGAGGCGCTGCACGGCGCGCTCGACCCCGTACTCAATGAGCCGGTGCCCCTGGCGGCCTTGCCGCCGGGTTTGCACGGCGATCGTGGCCGCCGCAGCGGCCGCGACGGCCGCCGCGATGGCGACCTTCCCTGGCCGCGCTGGACCATGGCGCTGGCGGCCACGTGCGTGTCGGTGGCGTTGCTGGCCGTGGGCGGCACGCTGGGCTGGCTGGCGCACGGCCGCCTCGGCGGCGGCACGCTGGTGCTGGCGCCCGGCGAGCGCTTTGCGCGCGAGGCGCTCGCCACGCACGCGGTCTACGCCCCGGAGATGCGCCACCCGGTAGAAGTCGCGGCGACCGAAGAGGCCCATCTTGTCGCCTGGCTGTCCAGGCGGCTGGGCACGGCACTGCAGGTGCCGGACCTGCGCGCGCAAGGCTTCCACCTGATCGGCGGACGGCTGGGCGTGGCCGAGGGCGGCCCGTCGGCGATCCTGATGTATGAAGCGGACGACGGCACGCGCCTGTCGCTGCAGCTGCGGCGCATGGCGCAGGGCACGCCCGATACCGGCTTTCGCGTCGAGCGCATGACGGGCGAGGGCGCGCGCCGGCGGGCGCCGGGCCGCGACCCGATGATGGCGTTCTACTGGATCGACCGCGACCTGGGCTTTGCGCTGGCAGGGCCGCTGGAACGCGCCCGGCTGCTGACGCTGGCGCAGGTGGTGTACCAGCAATACCAGGGCGGATAA
- the msrP gene encoding protein-methionine-sulfoxide reductase catalytic subunit MsrP codes for MLIPSPKWLRGDDIAASEITPRHVFEARRRMLALAAAGAAGGTLAPWFARQAFAQGQHGARLPATPNNTYVITEKRTPYEEVTTYNNFYEFGTDKSDPARHAGTLRPRPWQVAVEGLVKKPKVYDLDELTKLAPMEERVYRLRCVEGWSMVIPWIGYPLAELIRRVEPQPGAKYVQFITLADKKQMPGLSSGVLDWPYSEGLRMDEAMHPLALLTFGLYGEVLPNQNGAPVRMVVPWKYGFKSAKSIVKIRFVDKQPPTSWNLAAPQEYGFYSNVNPDVDHPRWSQATERRIGEERGSGFGALFAPKRKTLPFNGYGQQVAALYQGMDLKKFF; via the coding sequence ATGCTGATTCCTTCCCCCAAATGGCTGCGCGGCGACGACATTGCCGCCAGCGAGATCACGCCGCGCCATGTCTTCGAAGCGCGCCGCCGCATGCTGGCGCTCGCTGCCGCGGGTGCTGCCGGCGGCACGCTGGCACCGTGGTTCGCGCGCCAGGCCTTCGCGCAAGGCCAGCATGGCGCCAGGCTGCCCGCCACGCCGAACAACACCTACGTCATCACCGAGAAGCGCACGCCCTACGAAGAGGTGACCACCTACAACAACTTCTACGAGTTCGGCACCGACAAGTCCGACCCGGCGCGCCACGCCGGCACGCTGCGTCCGCGCCCGTGGCAGGTGGCGGTCGAAGGGCTGGTGAAGAAGCCCAAGGTCTATGACCTGGACGAGCTGACGAAGCTGGCGCCGATGGAGGAGCGCGTCTACCGGCTGCGCTGCGTCGAGGGCTGGTCGATGGTGATCCCGTGGATCGGCTATCCGCTGGCCGAACTGATCCGCCGCGTCGAGCCGCAGCCGGGCGCGAAGTACGTGCAGTTCATCACGCTGGCGGACAAGAAGCAGATGCCCGGCCTCAGCAGCGGCGTGCTCGACTGGCCGTACAGCGAGGGCCTGCGCATGGATGAAGCCATGCACCCGCTGGCGCTGCTGACCTTTGGCCTGTACGGCGAGGTGCTGCCCAACCAGAACGGCGCGCCGGTGCGCATGGTGGTGCCGTGGAAATACGGCTTCAAGAGCGCCAAGTCGATCGTGAAAATCCGCTTCGTCGACAAGCAGCCGCCGACTAGCTGGAACCTGGCGGCACCGCAGGAATACGGCTTTTACTCGAACGTGAACCCGGATGTCGACCATCCGCGCTGGAGCCAGGCGACCGAGCGCCGCATCGGCGAAGAGCGCGGCAGCGGCTTTGGCGCGCTGTTCGCGCCCAAGCGCAAGACCCTGCCGTTCAACGGCTATGGCCAGCAGGTGGCGGCGCTGTACCAGGGCATGGACCTGAAGAAGTTCTTCTGA
- the msrQ gene encoding protein-methionine-sulfoxide reductase heme-binding subunit MsrQ gives MQGERMATSSPAAAAAARKPAGLATLAPQRVRALKLALWLLALLPFVRLLYLGATGQFGANPLEFVTRSTGTWTLVMLCLTLAITPLRRLTGWNWLIKLRRMLGLFAFFYGLQHFLLWIGVDRGFDLAYMIKDVYKRPFITVGFTAFMLMVPLALTSTNGMVRRLGGKRWQALHRLVYAIAVLAILHYWWHKAGKNDFGEVSIYAAVVFVLLGMRVWWRLRKPAAGTRQPAA, from the coding sequence ATGCAGGGCGAACGCATGGCCACCTCTTCTCCCGCCGCCGCGGCCGCCGCGCGCAAGCCGGCTGGCCTCGCCACGCTGGCGCCGCAGCGGGTGCGCGCGCTCAAGCTCGCGCTGTGGCTGCTGGCGCTGCTGCCGTTCGTGCGGCTGCTGTACCTGGGCGCGACCGGACAGTTCGGCGCCAATCCGCTGGAATTCGTCACGCGCTCGACCGGCACCTGGACGCTGGTGATGCTGTGCCTGACGCTGGCGATCACGCCGCTGCGCCGCCTGACCGGCTGGAACTGGCTGATCAAGCTGCGGCGCATGCTGGGGCTGTTCGCGTTCTTCTACGGCCTGCAGCACTTCCTGCTGTGGATCGGCGTGGATCGCGGCTTCGACCTGGCCTACATGATCAAGGACGTGTACAAGCGCCCCTTCATCACGGTCGGTTTCACCGCCTTCATGCTGATGGTGCCGCTGGCACTGACCTCGACCAACGGCATGGTGCGCCGCCTCGGCGGCAAGCGCTGGCAGGCGCTGCACCGGCTGGTCTATGCCATTGCGGTGCTGGCCATCCTGCACTACTGGTGGCACAAGGCGGGCAAGAACGACTTCGGCGAGGTCTCGATCTACGCCGCGGTGGTGTTCGTTCTGCTGGGGATGCGGGTGTGGTGGCGGCTGCGCAAGCCAGCCGCCGGGACGCGCCAGCCCGCCGCATAA
- the lysA gene encoding diaminopimelate decarboxylase yields the protein MTAFFHRQDGALAVEQVPLARIAAEFGTPTYVYSRAALTAAYQAYAAACAGRKAQVQYAMKANSNLAVLQVFARLGAGFDIVSGGELKRVLAAGGDPRKVVFSGVGKSAAEMELALAQDVRCFNVESIPELDRLNEVAGRVGKRARVSLRINPDVDAKTHPYISTGLKGNKFGIAFEDVLPTYRAAAALPHLEVTGIDCHIGSQITEVEPYLEALDKVLDVVEALEREGISLEHIDVGGGLGITYTDETPPDITGFATTLLERVAARGHGHREVLFEPGRSLVGNAGVLLTQVEFLKPGAAKNFCIVDAAMNDLARPAMYEAYHRIEPVALRDGAAVTYDIVGPVCESGDWLGRDRALAVQPGDLLAVMSAGAYGFTMSSNYNTRPRAAEVMVDGGKVHLVRERELVEDLFRDERLLQD from the coding sequence ATGACCGCATTTTTCCACCGCCAGGACGGCGCGCTTGCCGTCGAGCAAGTGCCGCTGGCGCGCATCGCCGCCGAGTTCGGCACGCCTACCTACGTCTATTCGCGCGCGGCGCTGACCGCCGCGTACCAGGCCTATGCCGCCGCCTGCGCGGGCCGCAAGGCGCAGGTGCAGTACGCGATGAAGGCGAATTCGAACCTGGCGGTGCTGCAGGTATTCGCCCGGCTGGGCGCGGGCTTCGATATCGTCTCGGGCGGGGAGCTCAAGCGCGTGCTGGCCGCCGGCGGGGATCCGCGCAAGGTGGTGTTCTCGGGTGTGGGCAAAAGCGCGGCCGAAATGGAGCTGGCGCTGGCGCAGGACGTGCGCTGCTTCAACGTCGAATCGATCCCCGAACTGGACCGCCTCAACGAGGTGGCGGGCCGCGTCGGCAAGCGTGCGCGCGTGTCGCTGCGCATCAATCCCGACGTCGATGCCAAGACCCACCCGTATATCTCCACCGGCCTCAAGGGCAACAAGTTCGGCATCGCCTTCGAAGACGTGCTGCCGACCTACCGCGCCGCGGCCGCGCTGCCGCACCTGGAAGTGACCGGCATCGACTGCCATATCGGTTCGCAGATCACCGAGGTCGAGCCCTACCTGGAAGCACTGGACAAAGTGCTGGACGTGGTCGAGGCGCTCGAGCGCGAAGGCATCAGCCTGGAACACATCGACGTGGGCGGCGGCCTCGGCATCACCTACACCGACGAGACTCCGCCGGACATCACCGGCTTCGCCACCACGCTGCTGGAGCGCGTCGCCGCACGCGGCCATGGCCACCGCGAGGTGCTGTTCGAGCCGGGCCGCTCGCTGGTGGGCAACGCCGGCGTGCTGCTGACGCAGGTCGAGTTCCTCAAGCCGGGCGCGGCCAAGAACTTCTGCATCGTCGACGCCGCCATGAACGACCTGGCGCGCCCGGCCATGTACGAGGCCTACCACCGCATCGAGCCGGTGGCGCTGCGCGACGGCGCGGCGGTGACCTACGACATCGTCGGCCCCGTGTGCGAATCGGGCGACTGGCTCGGCCGCGACCGCGCGCTGGCGGTGCAGCCCGGCGACCTGCTGGCGGTGATGTCGGCCGGCGCCTACGGCTTCACCATGAGCTCCAACTACAACACGCGCCCGCGCGCCGCCGAAGTGATGGTCGACGGCGGCAAGGTGCACCTGGTGCGCGAGCGCGAGCTGGTCGAAGACCTGTTCCGCGACGAGCGCCTGCTGCAGGACTGA
- the cyaY gene encoding iron donor protein CyaY gives MPPLSESEFLALATRELDRIEAAVEAAADAADADIEISRTGNVMELEFENGSKIIINSQAPMQELWVAARAGGFHFRREGERWVDTRNGGELYAALSGYVSEQAGANLSLQ, from the coding sequence ATGCCCCCCTTGAGCGAAAGCGAGTTCCTGGCCCTGGCCACGCGGGAGCTGGACCGCATCGAAGCCGCGGTCGAGGCGGCCGCCGATGCGGCCGATGCCGATATTGAAATCAGCCGCACCGGCAACGTGATGGAACTGGAATTCGAGAACGGTTCCAAGATCATCATCAACAGCCAGGCGCCGATGCAGGAACTGTGGGTGGCCGCGCGCGCGGGCGGCTTCCACTTCCGCCGCGAGGGCGAGCGCTGGGTCGATACGCGCAACGGCGGCGAGCTGTACGCGGCGCTGTCGGGCTATGTCAGCGAGCAGGCGGGCGCCAATCTCAGCCTGCAGTGA